Proteins encoded together in one Neobacillus sp. FSL H8-0543 window:
- the menE gene encoding o-succinylbenzoate--CoA ligase — protein sequence MVKGIGSWLVKHSKVRPDRLALIYNERRFTYTEFNDRVNRLSNAFLSIGVRKGDRVNALLFNTNEMVEAMFACAKIGAIFVPINFRLSTDEVLYIVNDSRAYHFIYDARMKPLVDELRTKESCLLEYIHVGNNPGEDDSVYEDLIANASNEELDFDIRLEDVHMMMYTSGTTGKPKGAMLTHGNTQWNAINSIHSTPFDNSDITLSVAPLFHIGGMSVFTTPLLYKGGTVILDDTFDPTRLLQKINDERITCLFLVPVMWQALTSVPNFNSYDISSLRFAVSGGAPCPITVLEFFQERDIPFYEGFGLTETAPFVCILDKENTIRKNGSVGKEPIHTNVRIVDPFDRDVPPGKVGELIVNGPNVMAGYWNKPEATKEAIKNGWFYTGDLAKFDEEGFIYIVDRKKDMIITGGENVYPIEIEQVLYRHPNISEAAVLGYPDDQWGESIKAVIALKDSSQSLSVRDVEAFLDGKIAKFKIPKRVEVVDALPRNATGKILKIVLRQKV from the coding sequence ATGGTAAAGGGTATCGGGAGCTGGCTTGTTAAGCATAGTAAAGTCCGGCCTGACCGGCTTGCGCTAATCTACAATGAAAGAAGATTTACGTATACCGAATTTAATGACAGGGTAAACCGTCTTTCAAATGCTTTTCTTTCTATAGGTGTAAGAAAAGGAGACCGAGTCAATGCCCTTTTATTCAATACGAATGAAATGGTAGAAGCGATGTTTGCCTGTGCCAAAATCGGAGCAATCTTTGTTCCTATCAATTTCCGGTTAAGTACGGATGAAGTTCTCTATATTGTGAATGATTCCAGGGCCTATCATTTCATTTATGATGCAAGGATGAAACCATTGGTAGATGAGCTGCGGACAAAAGAATCGTGCCTACTTGAATACATTCATGTTGGCAATAATCCAGGTGAAGACGATTCGGTCTATGAGGATTTGATTGCAAATGCATCAAACGAAGAGCTTGATTTTGATATCCGCTTAGAGGATGTTCATATGATGATGTATACTTCCGGCACAACAGGCAAGCCGAAAGGAGCGATGTTAACTCATGGGAATACGCAGTGGAACGCCATTAACAGCATCCACAGTACACCGTTTGACAACTCCGATATTACGCTGTCCGTAGCGCCGTTATTCCATATTGGCGGAATGAGTGTTTTTACGACACCATTGCTCTATAAAGGCGGTACCGTTATTTTAGATGATACGTTTGATCCAACCCGATTACTCCAAAAAATCAATGACGAGAGAATCACGTGTTTGTTCCTCGTCCCAGTGATGTGGCAGGCATTAACAAGTGTTCCGAATTTTAACTCCTATGATATTTCTTCCCTTCGATTTGCCGTATCTGGAGGTGCACCATGTCCGATTACGGTGCTTGAATTTTTTCAAGAGCGGGATATACCCTTTTATGAAGGCTTTGGTCTAACAGAAACGGCTCCTTTCGTCTGTATACTCGATAAAGAAAATACCATTCGTAAAAATGGGTCGGTAGGCAAGGAGCCGATTCATACGAATGTTCGAATCGTAGATCCTTTTGACCGGGATGTTCCCCCAGGCAAGGTCGGTGAACTCATTGTCAACGGTCCGAACGTAATGGCGGGCTATTGGAATAAACCTGAAGCGACGAAGGAGGCCATTAAAAATGGCTGGTTCTATACAGGTGACTTGGCAAAATTTGATGAAGAGGGCTTTATTTATATCGTGGACCGCAAGAAAGATATGATCATCACGGGTGGCGAGAACGTGTATCCAATTGAAATAGAGCAGGTTTTATACAGGCATCCAAATATAAGCGAGGCTGCTGTCCTCGGTTATCCAGATGATCAATGGGGTGAGTCGATTAAAGCAGTCATTGCCCTGAAGGATAGCAGCCAGTCCCTATCCGTACGGGACGTGGAAGCCTTTCTTGATGGTAAAATTGCCAAGTTTAAAATTCCAAAGCGGGTAGAAGTTGTCGATGCGTTGCCGCGCAATGCGACTGGGAAAATTTTGAAAATAGTTTTGCGCCAAAAAGTGTAA
- a CDS encoding MaoC/PaaZ C-terminal domain-containing protein, with product MYDKYFEHFEIGERWKSRGRTITETDLVMFSALTGDFYPLHIDIEYAKTTFFKQRIAHGMLVLSFAVGLTKMEPDIVAANYGIDKLRFIHPVFINDTIHVELEVIDLEEKPNETGVVTVKQSILKQTGEKCIVGISKALINKEKM from the coding sequence ATGTACGATAAATATTTTGAGCATTTTGAAATAGGCGAACGGTGGAAATCGAGAGGACGGACGATTACAGAGACGGATCTTGTGATGTTTTCAGCCCTTACAGGAGACTTTTACCCGCTCCATATAGACATTGAGTATGCTAAGACTACCTTTTTTAAGCAGCGGATTGCACATGGAATGCTAGTTCTTTCTTTTGCTGTTGGACTGACGAAAATGGAACCTGACATTGTAGCAGCCAATTATGGAATTGATAAACTGCGATTTATTCATCCTGTATTTATTAACGATACGATTCATGTTGAGCTTGAGGTCATCGACCTTGAGGAAAAACCAAATGAAACAGGTGTCGTGACCGTAAAACAATCCATTCTCAAGCAGACTGGAGAAAAGTGTATTGTTGGGATTTCAAAAGCATTAATCAATAAAGAAAAAATGTAA
- the fadH gene encoding 2,4-dienoyl-CoA reductase translates to MKDQVIIITGGSSGMGKAMAKNFVEKGAHVVIAGRNAERLEETRQSLEQYEGKVLPIQVDIRDTEKVQFMVDETVKTFGKIDHLINNAAGNFICPAEDLSENGWKAVIDIVLNGTWFCSQAVGKHWIQSQTKGSILNIIATYAWGAAPGVIHSACAKSGVLTMTRTLAVEWGGKYGFRANAIAPGPIENTGGADRLFGSNQALQRTIEGVPLGRVGRPEEIAHLASFLLSPGAEYINGDCITMDGGQWLKHHYF, encoded by the coding sequence ATGAAAGACCAAGTCATTATTATTACCGGCGGTTCAAGTGGAATGGGTAAAGCAATGGCCAAAAACTTTGTAGAAAAAGGTGCCCATGTCGTGATTGCTGGGCGAAATGCCGAAAGACTAGAAGAAACAAGACAGAGCCTTGAGCAGTATGAAGGAAAAGTTTTACCAATTCAAGTGGATATCCGTGACACAGAAAAGGTTCAATTTATGGTCGATGAAACGGTAAAAACCTTTGGTAAAATTGATCACCTCATCAATAATGCAGCAGGAAATTTCATTTGTCCGGCAGAGGATCTTTCTGAAAATGGCTGGAAGGCAGTCATTGACATTGTTCTAAATGGTACATGGTTTTGCAGTCAGGCTGTGGGGAAGCACTGGATTCAAAGCCAAACAAAGGGGAGTATCCTGAATATCATTGCTACCTATGCCTGGGGAGCTGCCCCAGGAGTGATCCATTCTGCTTGTGCAAAATCTGGAGTGTTAACAATGACTAGGACCTTGGCGGTGGAATGGGGCGGAAAATATGGATTCCGCGCAAATGCGATTGCCCCTGGACCAATCGAAAACACCGGTGGAGCAGACCGTCTCTTTGGTTCCAATCAAGCATTGCAAAGGACGATTGAAGGTGTGCCATTAGGCAGGGTTGGCCGGCCAGAGGAAATTGCCCATTTAGCGTCCTTCCTGCTTTCTCCGGGAGCGGAATATATCAATGGGGACTGCATCACAATGGACGGTGGTCAATGGCTAAAGCATCATTATTTTTAA
- a CDS encoding enoyl-CoA hydratase-related protein — MEPPVLYKKDGNKAYITFNRPEALNAMTPEGFEMIGGYFLEAQHDNDIRVIILTGTGEKAFCSGADLKETIPLLMEGKLDQEKTESAMLKNVPVWKPIIAAVNGFCLAGGMEILEATDIRIATENARFGLPEPKWSIMAAAGSLVRLVRQIPYCRAMEILLTGEQLTALEAKEIGLINKVVPKGQLMEEVERVAEIICRNGPIAVQSTKKAVLRLMNLPMDLAFREEWSYSEEAFKSEDSREGIRAFIEKRSPNFVGK, encoded by the coding sequence ATGGAGCCACCGGTTTTGTATAAAAAAGATGGAAATAAAGCGTATATTACCTTTAATCGTCCTGAAGCGCTAAATGCTATGACACCAGAAGGTTTTGAAATGATTGGCGGTTATTTTCTAGAAGCACAGCATGACAATGATATCCGGGTAATCATTCTAACCGGAACAGGAGAAAAAGCATTTTGTTCTGGCGCAGATTTGAAGGAAACCATTCCATTATTAATGGAAGGAAAACTTGATCAAGAAAAAACGGAATCGGCGATGCTGAAAAATGTTCCAGTCTGGAAACCGATCATTGCAGCAGTTAATGGTTTTTGTCTCGCGGGTGGGATGGAAATTTTAGAGGCAACGGATATAAGAATCGCGACTGAGAATGCAAGATTCGGGCTTCCTGAACCTAAATGGTCGATCATGGCTGCTGCTGGCTCACTTGTTAGATTAGTACGGCAGATTCCCTATTGCCGAGCCATGGAAATCTTGCTCACAGGGGAGCAATTAACTGCACTGGAAGCAAAAGAAATCGGACTCATTAATAAAGTGGTGCCAAAAGGACAATTGATGGAAGAAGTAGAAAGAGTGGCGGAGATTATTTGCCGAAATGGTCCAATCGCTGTTCAGAGTACAAAAAAAGCCGTCCTCCGGTTAATGAACCTACCGATGGATCTCGCCTTCCGTGAAGAGTGGAGTTATTCAGAAGAGGCATTTAAAAGCGAGGATTCAAGAGAAGGAATACGTGCCTTTATCGAAAAGCGTTCACCGAACTTTGTAGGAAAATAA
- a CDS encoding MFS transporter, which produces MKHLKGTLAGHNIRVMFWIQFFGAISFLAPVLTLFYTERGLSSSEILIVLMFWSGAVLLGEVPTGVFADRFGAKISFLTGTFLKIISILLLLVAYEPWVFFLYSFINGFSVTFFSGADEALIYESLKESGHENQMDRAMGNIQSAGFISMIFAVLFGAYFAKDLQNDQFILLILMGVAFYLIELILVFQVIEPKKLTSYRENPFTQVRNGVEVIKQAPQLLMMFLNVTLVFISAGAVYGYFDQPLMTNAGLPVFMIGVMYACASVMGYVSSNSIGWLTSRYSRKLLMNVTGFLAVGGLLLSALFEESLLMILGAFFILRFVRAIRYPIYTQLSNDLIPSQVRATTISLLSIVDSLLDLVVFGILSTVALSGYSNVLLGCAMIALIGTLLPIQKVKREVFVPENTKQLI; this is translated from the coding sequence ATGAAACATTTAAAAGGTACGTTAGCAGGGCACAACATACGTGTCATGTTTTGGATTCAATTTTTTGGAGCCATTAGTTTTTTGGCACCAGTTTTGACCCTTTTTTATACAGAAAGAGGGTTATCATCTTCGGAAATTCTTATCGTTCTAATGTTTTGGAGCGGAGCAGTACTACTAGGTGAGGTTCCGACTGGTGTATTTGCTGACCGCTTTGGGGCAAAAATATCGTTTTTGACTGGAACTTTCTTAAAAATTATTAGTATCTTATTGTTATTGGTAGCGTATGAGCCGTGGGTGTTCTTTCTCTACAGCTTTATCAATGGATTTTCCGTCACATTCTTTTCAGGTGCGGATGAAGCACTAATCTATGAATCTTTAAAAGAAAGTGGCCACGAAAATCAAATGGATCGAGCGATGGGGAATATCCAATCAGCAGGATTTATTTCAATGATTTTTGCTGTTTTATTTGGTGCTTACTTTGCGAAGGATTTACAAAATGATCAGTTTATCCTGTTAATTTTGATGGGTGTTGCGTTTTATCTCATTGAATTAATCCTTGTTTTTCAAGTGATAGAACCTAAAAAACTAACCTCTTATCGCGAAAATCCATTCACACAAGTAAGGAATGGGGTAGAGGTTATTAAACAAGCACCTCAATTATTAATGATGTTCTTAAATGTTACACTCGTGTTTATATCTGCTGGAGCCGTCTATGGATATTTTGACCAGCCATTAATGACCAATGCGGGGCTTCCCGTCTTTATGATTGGTGTCATGTACGCCTGTGCCTCAGTAATGGGCTACGTTTCCTCAAACTCGATTGGGTGGCTGACAAGTCGGTACTCAAGAAAGCTACTGATGAACGTAACCGGTTTTTTAGCTGTTGGAGGTCTATTACTTTCTGCATTATTTGAAGAGTCGCTTTTAATGATTTTAGGTGCATTTTTCATTCTGCGATTCGTTCGAGCGATTCGATACCCAATTTACACACAATTGAGTAATGACTTGATTCCGTCTCAGGTAAGGGCAACAACAATCTCATTACTTTCTATTGTTGATTCTTTATTAGACTTAGTCGTATTTGGAATTTTATCAACCGTTGCACTTTCTGGGTATTCCAATGTTTTATTAGGCTGCGCGATGATCGCATTAATAGGTACACTGCTTCCGATACAGAAAGTAAAGCGTGAGGTCTTTGTTCCGGAAAATACAAAGCAGCTAATTTAA
- a CDS encoding acyl-CoA dehydrogenase family protein translates to MISKIAFDGFVLSDELKMLQKMVRNFIRDEVIPLEEDLDFDATHLPKDKLELLQEKAKRAGLYQFNAPKKFGGQELSIFARTIIAEEASQHKLGAYNPGLGAFGQSPPDILYDGTKEQVEKYVYPTIEGKLSGFIAITEPSGGSDPARSIRTRAEKRGDKWVLNGQKVFISGADTADYGIVFARTGEGRKGITAFIVEKGMEGFSHALIPVIRPWYPCELFLDNVEVPEENVLGEVGHGFDFVQKWLIGNRIPYAAGCIGLAVAALKKAIEYANIRETFGSKLADKQAIQWMIADSEIELRAARWLTYEAAWKADLGENARYEASAAKLYATEAAGRIIDRVIQIFGGMGLAKEMPFERWYRELRIKRVGEGPSEVHRMVISRDLLSGKRKI, encoded by the coding sequence TTGATAAGTAAAATTGCATTTGATGGTTTTGTATTATCTGATGAATTAAAAATGTTACAGAAAATGGTTCGAAATTTCATCCGTGATGAGGTAATTCCTTTGGAAGAGGATTTGGATTTCGATGCTACACATTTACCTAAAGACAAACTGGAACTATTACAAGAAAAGGCTAAAAGAGCAGGCTTGTATCAGTTTAACGCTCCTAAAAAATTTGGGGGACAGGAGCTAAGCATCTTTGCTCGAACAATTATTGCTGAAGAGGCTTCTCAGCATAAATTAGGTGCTTATAATCCCGGACTTGGAGCATTTGGACAATCTCCTCCAGATATTTTATATGATGGGACTAAAGAGCAAGTAGAAAAATATGTTTACCCTACTATTGAGGGAAAACTTTCTGGTTTTATAGCTATTACTGAGCCGAGTGGTGGTTCTGATCCAGCCCGTTCCATTCGTACTCGTGCAGAGAAAAGAGGAGATAAGTGGGTCCTAAACGGCCAAAAGGTATTTATTTCCGGTGCTGATACAGCGGATTATGGTATTGTCTTCGCTAGAACGGGAGAAGGACGAAAGGGTATTACTGCTTTTATCGTGGAGAAAGGGATGGAAGGTTTTTCGCATGCACTTATTCCAGTAATCAGGCCATGGTATCCTTGTGAACTATTTCTTGATAATGTGGAGGTTCCTGAAGAAAATGTACTAGGTGAAGTTGGTCATGGTTTCGACTTTGTTCAGAAATGGTTGATTGGAAATCGTATTCCGTATGCTGCCGGTTGTATCGGGTTAGCGGTAGCAGCGTTAAAGAAAGCCATAGAATACGCTAATATCCGTGAGACATTTGGAAGTAAACTCGCTGATAAACAAGCAATTCAATGGATGATTGCTGATTCTGAAATTGAGTTACGTGCAGCTCGATGGTTGACCTATGAAGCAGCCTGGAAAGCAGACCTAGGTGAAAACGCTAGGTATGAGGCTTCTGCAGCAAAACTTTATGCAACTGAGGCAGCTGGCAGGATAATTGATCGTGTTATTCAAATTTTTGGTGGAATGGGATTAGCTAAGGAGATGCCTTTTGAGAGATGGTATAGAGAACTAAGAATTAAACGAGTAGGAGAGGGACCATCTGAGGTCCATAGAATGGTTATTTCAAGAGATCTCTTAAGTGGAAAACGTAAAATATAA
- a CDS encoding acyclic terpene utilization AtuA family protein, giving the protein MKKIRIGAATGFYGDSIIPAIPSITDGNIDYLCFDALAELTMAILQKDRQKNPEWGYTKDIGPFMETLLPLCVEKKVKILTNAGGINPLGAKKVVDEIIKRLNLDLKVAVVYGDDMMSNLEELKQNNLLVNMQSKESFKHNDYELLFANAYLGAKPLVEALQQGADIVISGRTIDAAQFAAPMIYEFGWEWDDWDRLAKGMTIGHLMECSGQAVGGNFSGDWRSIDLINIGFPIAEVDELGEAIITKAPGTGGLVSRDTLKEQLLYEVHDPYNYILPDVVVNIADTCLEDIGENQVRVYGSTGKPATDTYKALIGYADGYMAEAIFGYSWPDALEKAKSASEILIAHMERDKLLYEDIDISYIGYNSMHRSVINEPDPDLNEVFLRLAIKVRKRSDGTRLSRIVSPLGLSGPPFLAGMLGRGRATQLLGICPILIPKELVEKQVKVEM; this is encoded by the coding sequence ATGAAAAAGATACGGATTGGTGCTGCAACTGGTTTTTATGGTGACTCAATAATACCTGCGATTCCAAGTATTACAGATGGAAATATTGATTATTTATGTTTTGATGCCTTAGCTGAATTAACGATGGCAATCTTACAAAAAGATAGGCAAAAAAATCCAGAGTGGGGATATACGAAAGATATTGGTCCCTTTATGGAAACACTTCTTCCTTTATGCGTTGAGAAAAAGGTTAAAATCTTAACAAATGCAGGTGGAATAAATCCATTAGGAGCAAAAAAAGTTGTAGATGAAATTATTAAAAGGTTAAATTTAGATTTAAAGGTCGCCGTTGTATATGGTGATGATATGATGAGTAATTTAGAAGAGTTAAAACAGAATAACCTGTTAGTAAATATGCAATCCAAAGAATCATTTAAACATAACGATTATGAACTATTATTTGCAAACGCTTACTTAGGCGCTAAACCACTAGTTGAGGCACTACAACAAGGTGCAGATATTGTGATTTCAGGAAGAACCATTGATGCAGCTCAGTTTGCGGCCCCTATGATATATGAGTTTGGCTGGGAATGGGATGATTGGGATCGATTGGCAAAGGGGATGACGATTGGTCATTTAATGGAATGTTCCGGGCAGGCGGTTGGAGGTAACTTTAGCGGTGATTGGCGATCTATTGATTTGATTAATATAGGGTTTCCTATCGCTGAAGTAGATGAATTGGGGGAAGCAATAATTACAAAAGCTCCTGGTACTGGTGGCCTTGTTTCAAGAGATACACTTAAGGAACAACTACTTTATGAAGTACATGATCCATATAATTATATATTACCAGATGTTGTTGTTAATATAGCTGATACCTGTCTAGAAGACATTGGTGAGAATCAAGTACGTGTATATGGTTCAACTGGAAAACCGGCAACAGATACTTACAAGGCATTAATCGGTTATGCCGATGGCTATATGGCAGAAGCCATTTTCGGATATAGTTGGCCAGATGCACTTGAAAAGGCTAAAAGTGCCTCTGAAATCCTTATTGCCCATATGGAGAGGGACAAACTACTGTATGAAGACATTGATATTTCTTATATAGGATATAACTCAATGCATAGATCTGTAATTAACGAACCAGATCCAGACCTGAATGAAGTATTCTTGAGGTTAGCAATAAAAGTAAGAAAAAGAAGTGATGGTACCCGACTTTCACGTATTGTCTCTCCTTTAGGTTTAAGTGGACCACCATTTCTTGCGGGGATGCTTGGTAGGGGCAGAGCAACCCAATTGTTAGGTATTTGTCCTATATTAATACCTAAGGAATTAGTAGAAAAACAAGTGAAGGTGGAGATGTAA